The window GGTGCCGGTCCATGCCCTCGGTGGGGGTGCGGCGGATGTCGGTGAGCGCGTCGGTGGCGGTGTCGTAGCGGGCGATCCGCAGGGTGGTTCCGCCGAGGTCGGCGACGGTGAAGGCGGACTCAGCCACGGGCCCCTCCCCGGGCGTACTCCATGGGCTGCACGTAGCCGTCCTCCAGGACGACCGCCGAGTCGATCTCGGCTCCCGCGGGCACGCTCGCGCCGGGCAGCAGGACACTGCGGCGCACCACCGCCCCGGCGCCGATCCGCACGCCCGGGAAGGCGACGCTGTGCTCGATCCGGCCGTGGTTGGCCAGGTCGGCGGGCACCACGCTGCGCTCGACGCCCGGGGCGCGGACGACCAGGCCGCGCGGCGTCGCGGGCCGGACCGTGAGCGGCAGCCGGTCGAGGGGCAGGGTCGGGCCGTCCCCCACCATGGCCAGGTGGGCCCGGTGGTAGCGCTCGACGGTGCCGATGTCCTCCCAGTGCCCGGGGACTTCGTAACCGAGGATCCGCTCGCCCCCGGCGAGCATGGCGGGGATGACGTCGCGGCTGATGTCGTGCTGCCAGTCGGTGCCGTCGAGGTGTTCCAGGTAGCGGTGCAGCACCGTCGCGTCGAAGACGCAGAAGGCGGCGAACACCAGGTCGCTGGTCGGCTCGGCGGGCTTCTCCACGAAGCCGGTCAGCCGCCCGGCGGCGTCGAACTCGACCATCCCGAAGAGGTGGACGAAGCGGCGTTCGATCCGCTGGTAGGCCACGGTGAGCGCGGCGCCGGTGCGGCGGTGCCGCTCGATCAGCGGGCGGTAGTCGAAGCGGTAGACGTGGTCCGCGTGCAGCACCAGCACCTCGCTGGTGCCGGGGCCGAAGACGTAGCGGGCCTTGCGGATCAGCGCGTCCGCGGTGCCCCGCTCCGGCGGCCCGTCGGGGCGGACGAGCGCGCTCGCCCCGCCCTCGCGGTAGGCCCGGTCGTAGGGGCCGAAGTGCACCCGGAAGCCGGGGCGCCACCACGTCCGGTGCAGGTCGTCCATCAGCTGCTTCTCCTCGTACTGGGAGAGCAGCAGCACCTCGCCCAGGCCGGAGGCGGCGGCGTTGGCGAGCGAGAAGTCGATCAGGCGGCAGGCGCCGCCGAAGGGCACCAGCGGCTTGAGCCGGCCGTGGCCGAGCCGGCCCATCCGGCGGCCCTCGCCGCCGGCCAGCAGGACGGTGCGCACGGAGTCAGCCATGTCGGATCACGTCCCAGGTCGCGCGGCCGGTGGTGAGGGTGAGCAGGAAGTGCAGGTCCTCGCCGGGGGCCGGCAGCGGGCAGGTGAACACGTCGCCGCTGCGGTCGAGCTGGTGCACGAT of the Kitasatospora sp. NBC_01246 genome contains:
- a CDS encoding sugar phosphate nucleotidyltransferase — protein: MADSVRTVLLAGGEGRRMGRLGHGRLKPLVPFGGACRLIDFSLANAAASGLGEVLLLSQYEEKQLMDDLHRTWWRPGFRVHFGPYDRAYREGGASALVRPDGPPERGTADALIRKARYVFGPGTSEVLVLHADHVYRFDYRPLIERHRRTGAALTVAYQRIERRFVHLFGMVEFDAAGRLTGFVEKPAEPTSDLVFAAFCVFDATVLHRYLEHLDGTDWQHDISRDVIPAMLAGGERILGYEVPGHWEDIGTVERYHRAHLAMVGDGPTLPLDRLPLTVRPATPRGLVVRAPGVERSVVPADLANHGRIEHSVAFPGVRIGAGAVVRRSVLLPGASVPAGAEIDSAVVLEDGYVQPMEYARGGARG